One part of the Ziziphus jujuba cultivar Dongzao chromosome 2, ASM3175591v1 genome encodes these proteins:
- the LOC107419185 gene encoding protein NEN1, which translates to MGQSEDRSEIAFFDVETTVPTRPGQGFTIIEFGAILVCPRKLEELESYSTLVRPAHLSLISSLSVRCNGITRDAVISAPSFLEIADRVYDILQGRIWAGHNIIKFDCARIRDAFADIGRPAPEPKGMIDSLALLTQRFGRRAGDMKMATLATYFGLGQQTHRSLDDVRMNLEVLKYCATVLFLESSLPNVLTTNSWVSPNAITRSRSNWKSSPEAAGTNRNTSSSNLSSGNAITSSSKDQGEAIDMAEPSSTSRPETFNMTQLRHEIPAECHQPNVSMEEKSISESSEIPSSTAVYEGCDSSTVFLGPDAVFIPSISASLVPLYRGTQRIKLLHKDIALQLCCHHLKVRFGINARFTDNAGRPRLNFVVDVPQSLSRVLDSCDDIARKFYLDCGGNSDWRPLVTRKDGYVNYPTVRLHILTAVCGQIAIYATEIYQKECSGSVQRRAFSKFDASELMSLFPKGTFVDAFFSLESYDYQQSAGLRLVAKKLIIHS; encoded by the exons ATGGGTCAGAGCGAAGACCGATCGGAAATCGCCTTCTTCGACGTCGAAACCACAGTGCCGACCCGACCCGGACAGGGGTTTACCATAATTGAATTCGGGGCGATCCTGGTTTGCCCAAGGAAGCTGGAGGAGCTCGAGAGCTACTCCACTCTGGTACGACCCGCCCACCTTTCCCTCATCTCCTCCTTGTCCGTACGCTGCAACGGCATTACCAGAGACGCAGTCATTTCGGCCCCTTCTTTCCTTGAGATTGCCGACAGGGTTTACGACATTCTCCAAG GGAGGATATGGGCAGGTCATAACATAATCAAGTTTGACTGTGCTCGGATTCGGGATGCATTTGCTGATATTGGTAGGCCAGCACCAGAGCCTAAGGGTATGATTGATTCATTGGCATTGTTGACTCAGCGGTTTGGAAGGAGAGCTGGTGACATGAAG atGGCCACTCTTGCAACCTATTTTGGGCTTGGACAGCAGACACACAG GAGCTTGGATGATGTCCGCATGAATCTCGAAGTTCTCAAATATTGTGCAACAGTTTTATTCTTG GAATCTAGCCTTCCAAATGTATTGACAACGAACAGTTGGGTTTCTCCAAATGCAATTACCAGAAGTCGTAGTAATTGGAAATCATCTCCTGAGGCAGCTGGCACAAACAGGAATACCTCCTCATCAAATTTAAGCTCTGGAAATGCCATAACATCATCTTCTAAGGATCAGGGAGAGGCCATTGATATGGCTGAACCTAGTAGCACTTCTCGTCCAGAGACTTTTAACATGACCCAACTTAGACATGAAATTCCAGCAGAGTGCCATCAGCCAAATGTTTCCATGGAAGAGAAATCCATTTCAGAGTCATCTGAAATACCTTCCTCTACTGCTGTCTATGAGGGTTGTGACAGCTCTACTGTATTTCTAGGACCTGATGCAGTTTTTATTCCTTCTATCAGTGCTTCCCTAGTTCCATTATATCGTGGGACTCAAAGGATAAAGTTATTGCACAAAGATATTGCTTTACAACTTTGTTGTCATCATCTGAAAGTGCGTTTTGGAATTAATGCGAGGTTTACTGATAATGCTGGCCGTCCACGCTTGAATTTTGTGGTTGACGTACCACAAAGTCTATCTAGGGTTCTTGATTCATGTGATGACATTGCACGGAAGTTTTATTTGGATTGTGGCGGTAACTCTGATTGGAGGCCTCTTGTGACTCGAAAAGATGGCTACGTCAACTATCCTACTGTGAGGTTGCA CATACTAACTGCAGTATGTGGACAAATTGCAATATATGCAACTGAGATCTATCAAAAAGAATGTTCTGGTTCTGTGCAAAGACGAGCATTTAGTAAATTTGATGCTTCAGAACTTATGTCTTTGTTCCCGAAAGGGACCTTCGTCGATGCATTCTTCTCCTTGGAGTCTTATGATTATCAGCAAAGTGCAGGACTTCGGTTGGtggcaaaaaaattgattatccaTTCGTAA